agtttaacaatgatttttggatatagtttcatgttcataagaaaaatcattttcccagaagaacaacttttaaatcaaagtttatcatagtttttaattatcaaacccaaaacagcccgcagtgttactacgacggcgtatatccgattttacggtgttttttgtgtttccaggttttaaatcattaagttagcatatcataaagatatagaacatgtgtttagttgattttaaaattcaagttagaaggattaacttttgtttgcgaacaagtttagaattaactaaactatgttctagtgattacaagtttaaaccttcgaataaggtagttttatatatatgaatcgaatgatgttatgaacattattactacctcaggttttgtggataaacctactggaaatgaaaaaaatagatctagcttcaaaggatccttggatggcttgaaagttcttgaagcagaatcatgacacgaaaacaagttcaagtaagattttcactcgaaataagattgttatagttatagaaattgaatcaaagtttgaatatgagtattaacttgtattagaaagatatcttactgtaaataagaaagatttcttgaggttggatgatcactttacaagattggaagtaagctagcaaacttggaagtattcttgattttatgaaactagaacttatagaatttatgaagaacacttagaacttgaagatagaacttgagagagatcaattatatgaataaaattgaagaatgaaagtgtttgtaggtgtttttggtcgttggtatatgaattggatataaaggatgtgtaattttgtttacatgtaaataaatcatgaatgattactaatatttttataattttatgagatatttcatgctagttgccaaatgatggttcccacatgtgttaggtgactcacaagggctgctaagagctgatcattggagtgtatataccaatagtacatacatctaaaagctgtgtattgtacgagtacgaatacgggtgcatacgagtagaattgttgatgaaactgaacgaggatgtaattgtaagcatttttgttaagtagaagtattttgataagtgtcttgaagtctttcaaaagtgtatgaatacatattaaaacactacatgtatatacattttaactgagtcgttaagtcatcgttagtcgttacatgtaaatgttgttttgaaacctttaggttaacgatcttgttaaatgttgttaacccattatttattatatctaaagatatgttaaattattacattatcatgatattatgatatattaatatatcttagtatgatatatatacagttaaatgttgttacaacgataatcgttacatatatgtctcgtttcgaattcattaagttagtagtcttgtttttacatatgtagttcattgttaatacacttaatggcatgtttacttataatttatcatgattaaacatagtgtatcaatatcttaatatgattcatatgtatttagtaagacgttgttttaacgataatcgttatatatatcgtttcgagtttcttaattcaataaactcaattttatgtatataactcattgttaaaatacctaatgagatacttacttatcataatatcatgttaactatatatataatcatatatatgtcatcatatagtttttacaagttttaacgttcgtgaatcaccggtcaaattgggtggtcaattgtctatatgaaacctatttcaattaatcaagtcttaacaagtttgattgcttaacatgttgaaaacacttaatcatgtaaataacaatttcatttaatatatataaacatggaaaagttcaggtcactacaatcgATAGTCACGATATATATTTGTTTAAATTATACTCTATTAACTTAATTGCACAATttgtttgattttatttaattcgtataATTGGTTCATAAAATTACTATACAGTTAGGTTTTGGAAACAAAACACAATTAGGGCTAGAAATATCTCTTTTAATGTTGTAATTGATTGATGTTCTCTTTGCTAAATAATTTCTTTATGCATATTTTGGTGCAAATTATACATCAATGTAGCtgcatttttttcataaaaaaaggaTTGATGTATAATTTGCAATTTATATCTGAAACGGTTCTCTTTTTTTTTCATAATAAAGTGATGATGTCATCCACAACAAATTGGTTCGACCTTCCACTCGATTTGAAGATTAATATACTCTCCAGAATTCATCATTTTGAAATACTTGTGAATGCACAGTATGTGTGTAGTGATTGGTATAAAGTCTGCAAGGACCCTTCAATTTGGAAAGTCATCAATTTGTTCGGGTTGAGGGAATCGTTCTACATGACTGAATCTTTTAATGGTGGTTTGCCTGGAATATGGAAAATTTGTAAAAATGTTGTTGATAGAAGCAGGGGTCAATTGGTTGACATTGTCATCCCGGACCTTCGTACTGATGAGATTCTTATGTATGTTGCTGATAGGTATGTTAGTTACTATACACACTTATTGTTTACATacaagtatataataataataataaagtgaaaGCAACTTACTGGATTTTAAGTGATTGTTTTTTTTGATGGTTTTGTTTGATAGAGCAAGGCAGCTAAAACGTCTCGACATGTATTGTGGTATGAGGGACGATTCGTCTATAAAAACTTTGCATGAGGCTTTAAAGAAATTCCCATTGTTAGAGGAACTCAGTGTGGACTTTGAGTATCTTACGAAGGAAGCTATTGAAAGTGCGGGACGTTATTGCCCGCTGCTAAAAACATTGATTTTTGTTCAAGAAGGAAAATTTAGTTCATTTCTAAAAGTTAATGATGAGATAGGTGTGGCTATTGGGGAGAACTTACATGAGTTAAGGTACCTTAAACTCATTAATAACACCATTTCAAATATTGGGTTGAAGGCGATTTTGGATGGTTGTCATCAACTTGAATCACTAAAGTTGAGTATGTGTGCTCATATTGATCTCAATGGAGACGTAGTGAAAAGATGTTCAAAACAGATTAAACATTTAACTCTGCCAGAACGTAGCCACCTCGAAAGCCTTAAAAGATGATATTTACATGTGATTATCGAAAGGTGAGTTACCCTTTAATATGGAGTTGATGTGTAGAACCTTCATTTTGGTCTTGTTATATAAACTCAAACAAGGGCAGTGTTAATGTGGTAGTTTCTACATTGTTAGTGTTTTTGATTCCACGCTTTTAACACCTCTAAATAGTGGTGGGTTAGTTCTAAATTTCTAATATCGTCTCCAAACTTAAGTAAGCACTAGGAATTTTTATTTGGGTATTTGTTTTTGGAATTGCATTTTTCTGAATGTGAATGAATGTTTAACGTTTGCATGTTTTTTGGAAGTTTTTGCTAAATAGAATACGGATACTATTTTGTGATATTTAGTTCGTTCATACCTGATAGAGTGACTTTATTTTTCTCCCCCTTTTCCCTTTTTTATAAACAATCCTATATTTATTAGTTTTTCTTTAGACAAAAACATCTTATAACATCCATAGATATTACCATCTACATCGAGAAAGATGTACGCTTTGGAAGAAGCGTGTACAATTTGAGAACGGGTCTTgaataataaaaaagaaaaaacTACTTCAACCAATACATCTTTGGGTGCGACCAAATGATTAGAATTGATTAAGATTATGTGTAAAAGTTACAATTTACAAATAACCTATGAGAAGGTAAATGTGGGTTTTGGTTTGCTTAGGTACTAACCGAAGAAGTCTAGGATCATTTTGCTTCCAATAAAGCTGAGAACAATACCAATCGAAGGCTGGAAGAAAAAATATAATAACATATTGGTTTCGACACAATTTTTGTTTAATAATCAGTAATATTCGAGATGATAACGAGTTACCTTTAGGTACTCCAACTCTGACATGCTTTCTAAAATCAATGAATATAAAGACCTTAAACCTGCATCAAACGCAAACTATATAAGCTTTACTAATAAAATTTAAGAAAACAAGAAATGCAAACTATATTATGAAACAATCATAGACAAGTTAGTTGAAAGTCAACCATGCTTTCACTAAACAACAAAATATACCTATAATAGCAAAGAGATTAGACGAGAATAAAACGAAGGGGTCTCTTGTCACGCCAAAAGCCGTTTTTATCGAGTCAACCTAGAAAAATATTGGTAGAAAATGCAAGTGTATTAAAAAAATATTTAGAAATATGTTGAATTTTGAGGTCGGAAAAAGTAACCATACAGCGAATGCAATATCACTAAGTTCAACGACAGCTGAAGTGAGAAGCAAAGGTGTAGCCTGCCCAAATCGCCGTTTCATGCGTGTTTCGCCGTTTCATGCGTGTTGTTGGTTAGTTAGTGCGTGATATGTTACCATTTGCTTGGCTTGCTTAGGTGCTCGATGACAAGTATCACACACGGATTTGCATGCATCATGCGAGCTGCGTGATTGGTGCTTAGGGATCATTTTTTCTAATGTAATGTTTTAAGGGAATATTGTCAAACACTTCCGGATATTGGGGATTTGAGCAATTTCCCATATCCATAACACTTAAATCATTGACATGTGGAAGAGCCGACTTCCAAATGGGCCTTCAAGCCCAAAGAAACAGGCCCACCTTGTAAAAGACCCATAGCAGAACCAGAACGGGCTGTGATAGCACCAGATGGGCTGGACCCGAAGCCCAACACAAGATACGCTAAGCCAGAAGGGTTCAAATCAGTATCATCTTCATCATTGCAAACATACTGCACATTAGCCGCTGGAGAAACCTAACAGGCCAACACACCTAAATTTGGGGCGGATCCTTATCAAAACTCAACCCGTTTAATTCCAACAGTTTTCTTCACTGCGATGTGagttgattttatttaattcgtatgATTAGTTCATAAAATTACTAAGATATTTCCTTACTAACAGTTAGAGTTTGGAAACAACACACAATTAGGGCTAGAAATATTCTTTTGATGTTGTAATTGATGTTCTCTTTACTAAGATATATTTCTTTATGcatatttttgtgcaaattacacatCAATGTAGCTGCATTTTTTCATAAAAATAAAGGATTGATGTATAATTTGCAATTTATATCTGAAACGGTTCTCTTTTTTTCATAATAAAGTGATGATGTCATCCACAACAAATTGGTTCGACCTTCCACCCGAATTGAAGGTTAATATACTCTCTAGAATTGGTCATTTTGAAATACTTGAGAGTGCCCAGTATGTGTGTAGTGATTGGTATAAAGTTTGCAAGGACCCCTCTATGTGGAAAGTCATTAATTTGTTCCGGTTGAGGGAAACGTTCTACTTGAGTGAAGTTTCGTATGGTGGTTTGCCTGGAATATGGAAAATTTGTAAAAATGTTGTTGATAGAAGCGGGGGTCAATTGGTTGACATTCGCATTCCGGACCTCCGTACTGATGAGATTCTTATGTATGTTGCGGATAGGTATGTTACTATACACGTTTAttgtttacattttacatacttatAATAAGAAGGTGGTGGCAACTTATTGGATTTAAGTGATTGTTatgatggtttttttttttttgacagagCAAGCCAGCTAAAACGTCTCTACATGCGGGTTGGTAGGAGTGACGATTCGTCTATAAAAACTTTGCACAAGGCTTTAAAGAAATTCCCATTGTTGGAGGAACTCAAGGTGGACTGCGAGTATCTTACGAATGAAGCTATTGAAAGTGCTGGACGTTATTGCCCGCTGCTAAAAACACTGAGTTTTTTTCAAGAAAGAGAATTTAGTTCATTTCTAAAAGTTAATGATGAGATAGGTGTGGCTATTGGGGAGAACTTACATGAGTTAAGGCACCTTAAACTCATTAATAACACCATTTCAAATATTGGGTTGAAGGCGATTTTAGACGGTTGTCATCAACTTGAACTTCTTGACTTGAGTGTGTGTGCTGTGCGCATATTGATCTTAATGGAGACGTTGTCAAAAGATGTTCAGAGCAGATTAGACATCTAACTCTGCCCGATTTTCattatgaagatgatgaaaatgaagaTTCTGGTTCTgaaaatgatgaagatgaagatgataatgaagatTCTGAAGATGAGGATGAAGATGAAGTGGATAATGAAGATTGATAGTTACATGTGATGATTGAAAGGTGAGTTACCCTTTAAATGGTCTGACAATACTTATAGTTGTATTTGAGTGGAAAAATGATTCCGTTTTTCTTAATTTGTAGTTGATGTGTGGAACCTTTTTTTAGCCTTGCTACATAAACTCAAACAAGGGTAGTGACTGTGGTAGTCTGACATTATTGGTGGGTCCTTCGGTACTATTATCGTCTCCAAACTTAAGTAGGCACTAGGAATGTTTGTTTGAATATTTGTTTCTGGATTTGCATTTCTCTAATGTTTAACATTTGCATATAAGTTTCCTTAATAGCCAAGACTATTTTGTAGTATTTAGTTTCTTCATATCATATCTGATACAGTGACAGTTTCTTTTTTACCCCTTTTTCCTTTTAAGAAAACAATCCAATTTATCAGTTTGTTTAGTGACAGTTTTGTAGCGGATTTATCTGTACTATATGACCTCAACAAAAAGCACAACACCTAATTATTGGATTGGTGATGGTCATTGATTCTCAGTGTAATATCTGTGACTTATACAGTTATACATGAGCTATTTTACACATCGATACTGTACTTTCTAATATGTAATCATATTTTTTACTTTATTACCTATAAAATATAAGAACGCTACAAAAACCGAATGAGATTACATTGAGACTTGTATAGATAACATACATCACTATCTACATTGAGAAAGATGTACGCTTTGGATGAAGCATGTACAATTTGAGAACGGGTCATCGAGAAAGATGTGGCTTTTGCTTTGCTTAGGTACATACAATGGCCGAATGCTAATCTGCTTTCTTTAACAAACTCAACAGAACACCAGCACTTAAAGTTGTTGCCACGCATCCGAGGGAAACTTCGGTTGATATATGGTAACCTGGAAACAAAATAAGTGAGATCCAAAAATTTCCATTAGTTACTTAGTACTGGTGGCAAAATGGGCGGGTTAGCTAACACGTCCAAACAGGGTTGGGTTTAAATGTGCTCTCATTAACCCTCTTACACGTAACTGGATTAAAATTTTACACACTGTGCCCGCTTCAATTATAATTACAACTAGAAAAAAAATCGACCGCGCATTGCTGCGGTTGTGtttaacgcgcggtcgaatttgaatatacgttagcttttttttagaagtgtccggacgtagttagttttgttttgttgataaaattatttcgagtcagaTGGTGCTAGCGAAAAAATTTAATACGCAGTGaacaggaagatacgggctgtcgttgtgtttagcgttttttaaaaagtgtccgttttgaacgtactttttatcgttatgttcataaaattatttcgagtaataCGGTGCTATCGAAAaattttaactcgcggcgagcgggaagatatgggTTGTCGTTttgtttagtgttttttaaaaagtgtctgtttagaatgtagttagtttcgttttgttgacaaAAATATTTCGACTTTAACGGTGTCGGCGAAAAAGTTTAACTCGCAGCGAGCGGGAAGAAACggactgtcgttgtgtttagcgttttttaagaagtgtccgtttcgaacgtactttttatcgttttgttcataaaattatatcGAGTaagacgctgccgtcgaaaaaatttaactcgcggcgaacgGAAAGATATGGGCTGTCGTTATGTTTAGccttttttaaaagtgtccgttttgaatgtagttagtttcgttttgttcacaaaaatatttcgagtttaacggtgtggtcggtgaaatttaactcggagcgaggaggaagatacgggctgtcgaagtgtTTGGGTGGAGTTCTTATTTTAATTAAGGAAATTGACGTTTTACTCCCCTGGAGttcagggttttttttttttttttttgtatgttgGTTATAGTTGGGGTTTTTTTTGCATTTTTTGGATGAAAATTTGGGTCAATGtcgttagggtttttttttttgcattttttGGATGAAAATTTGGGTCAATGTCGTTTTGAACTTTTTTTGGGCGGGGGTGGGAGCAAAACCACCAATTCTCACGTGTACTTTAGTATATAGGAAAATAACTATCATCATTACAATCATAAACTAAATAATGATTTAAAAGATTATAGGTATATGATGAATTGATTTTGAGACACTTTTAACCCATTTGACATGTTTCCctcttagcaaaaaaaaaaaaaagagtatgtGAAATACAAACCAAATCGAACCATTCATCAGCAGTGGAAATTAAAACATCTATGTGTTATTAACCAAAGAATCTGATAACAAAGATACTAACCGAAGAAGTCTAGGATCATTTTGCTTCCAATAAAGCCAAGAACAATACCAATTGAAGGCTACAAGAAAAAAAATAGTAGTGATATGTTATTGGTTTGGACACAATTTCCGTTTAAAATTAATGAATATAAAGACCTTAAACCTGCATCAAACGTAATTTATATCAGCtttagaagaagaaaaaaacgCAAATTATATCATGAAACAATCATAGACCAGTTAGATAAAAGTCAACCCTGGTTTGACTGAACAACAGATTATACCTATAATGGCAAAGTGATTAGACGAGAATACAACGAAGGGGTCTCTTGTCACGCCAAAAACTGCTGGTATCGAGTCAACCTAAAAAAGAATGGTAGAAAGTGTAAATTAACATTTAACATGAATTGTTAAAAAAAGAAAAGTTATATTAAAAATATGTTGAACCTTGAAACAAGAAAAAGTGAGCTTACATCGAATGCAATATCACTTAGTTCAACGACAGCTACAGTGAGAAACAAAGGTGTAGCCTACCCAAAACGTTTGATGCCTTTTAGAAACCAAGGAACTATATGAATCAACAAAAGATTCATAATTGTTCATTACAGGTACTATAAAACAAAATATTTCAACCAGTTACCCAACCCACTCGACCCGCCCATATTGCCACCTGTAAAGCCATTAGAGAAGATTAGAGCTGTTAAAATTAGTTGTAGTGTTTTGATTAATTAGAAGTGTTGATTAGTTTTGATGTTTGAATGTTTTGAGGGGATGTTTATAAGAGAAATATTGAAGATTTGTTGTTTAAAAAGAAATGATTTTATTGATTTAGAATTGTGTTGTGAATGTGTGTTTTTGTTGTTCTACAAATGCTAACACCTTACGCCTATTTATAGGCTTACAATGTGacttaaaatatctagatatttttttgtaaataatatctagatatttatttattagaaatatctagatatttttatttataatatctagatatttttgttaCAAATATCTATTTAACTAATTATAGAATATTCTAGAAAAACATTAATATcttaacactcctccttaatgttttTCAGTGTTACTCCGAGTATGTTGCGTAAGAACTCGAACTTTGGTCTTGGTAGTGCTTTGGTGAAAACGTCTGCAATCTGCTCTTcggtcttgcagtattttaattcaatatctttcttggAGGAGACTTCTCGTAAGAAGTGATATTTGATATCAATGTGTTTTGTTCTACCATGGAACACTGGATTCTTTGTCATCGCgattgcagacttgttgtcgcaaTATATCTTTGTAGCTTCGTCTTGTTTCTCACCATATCTTctagtattcttcttagccatacatcttgattagctgagtttgcggctgcgacgtactcggcttctgctgatgattgtgccaccgtttcttgtttctttgatacccatgagaatacaccagatccaagtgtgaatgcgtaTCCTGAAGTACTTTTCATGTCATCcaccgatccggcccaatcactatcTGTGTATCCTTGAAGCTTCGAGTCTGAagtgggcttgtaccatattccatacTCCATGGTACCTTGCAATTATCTTAGTATTCTTTTAGAATCTAcgtaatgtatttgagtagggttttgcaTGTACCTGGATAGTAGACTCGTTGCGTACATGATGTCTGGTCTTGTTGCTGTTAAATAAAGTAGGCTTtcaatgagacttctgaatcttgaagcatccgctttctccgatccatcttcttgtctcatcttctcattggcaactagtggTGTGGCTACGGTTTTgcaaccgtatagtttaaactttttcaggaggttttctgtgtatttcttttgacaaatgaagatgccttcattttcttgactaatttcgatgccaagaaaatagcgctTCAATCTAAGGTCGCTCATCTCGAATGTTTTTATCATGTCTTCtttaaactcttgtatcattctctcattgtttcccgtatatataagatcatcgacatacaaagaaataatgagagtgtcggagttaccttgggttttgacGTAGAGTGTGagctcactttgactcctcctgaatcctgaaCTTGTGTAGTAGTTGTCAATGCGACTATACCACGCACGTggcgcttgtttaagtccatataaggctttcttgAGCTTTAGAACTTGATCTTCTTTTCCTTTCTGgatgaacccttgtggttgctctacatatatttcttcttctagaaacccatttagaaatgctgatttcacatctagttggtgaatcttccatTTTCGTTGAGCTGCTAGCGCCACAAGTGTTCGTATAGTATCCAGTCGTGCTACAGGTGCGTAGGTTTCGGTGTAGTCGACTCCTGGTTGTTGCgagtagcctttagctactagccttgctttgtgtttttgtatagaTCCATCAGGGTTTATCTTTGTTCTGTAAACCCACttaactccaatgatttctttgtcttctggaggatcaactaactcccatgtgttgtttttctcaatcattctgatttcttcgttcatagcagtCACCCATTTATCATCTTtggctgcaacttcatagctttcaggttctatgGTTGTAAAGTTACATGCCTCGTATACCTCTGCTAACGCTTTGACTCTTCCAGGTGTGGACTCTAGGCTTGACTCGTCTTGCGCCAAAGGTAATCTTGTCGACAGAGAAGTTGGTGTAGTAGGACTTGTTTCTCCGGTACTTTCCTGTTGTTGAGAATGCTCCATTTGTAGTGGTTGTTGAGCTGGAGTTTCCATAGATATCTGCGGCAGATATGTTTGTCTTTCAACTTTGTCTTTCTCCCAGTTCCAAGTAGCGTCTtcgtcaaactccacgtctcggctaATCACGATGTTATTTGTTTTCAGATTATAGACTCGGTAGCCTTTTGACTGTGTACTGTAGCCTAAGAATATTCCCttctctgatttttcttggagcttgtgacgtttctcctttggAATGTGGATGTAGCAAATACACCCAAATACTCGCAGATGTTTTGCTGATGGTTTCCTTTCACTCCATGCCTCAATTGGAGTCTTCTTTTCTACGGCTTTCGTGGGACATCTATTTAGTATATATACGGCCGTGTATACGgcttcagcccagaaactgtttggaagacctttttcatgtatcattgttttggccatatccattacagttctatttttgcGTTCAGAGACACCGTTTTGCTCAGGGGCGTAACCAACAGTGAGTTGATGTTTAACTCCTTCGTCTTCACAAAATTTATTGAATTGTGTAGAGATGTATTCTTTTCCTCTATCGCTCCTTAGTgtttttatataatggccactacttttttctacgaagttcttaaacttcttgaatatcgtaaatacttccgatttttcacgcatgaaataaacccacgtcattcttgaatagtcatcgatgaagagaataaagtacctgttttggttaagagacggggtcctcattggtccacataCATCAGTGTGCACCAACTCaagtatacctttcgctctccaagctttgtcgcgagggaaaggttttcgatgttgcttgcccatcatacagctttcacacgtgtcagtgatttcttctatgttaggcaagtctctcatcatattcttctattggaggatttttagtgcgtgaaagttaaagtggccaaatcttcgatgccatagccatgattcttcaacttgaactttcatggctgtGTCTCTGATATATTGCCAACGAAGCAGAAAATTGCGATTCTCCATTGGTacttcggctattaatttatagCTGTTTTTATTGTCACGAATAACACATGATTtatcttcgaagagtaaagagtatccgtgctccatcatttgtccaacacttagcaagttacttgctaAGCTTGGTACTAGAAGAACGTCATTAACAGATCGAGTGCAGTTGTTAGTTTGAACAGTTATTgtacctttgcctttagtgtcaacaagcgctccattcccAAGTTTGACGCGGGACTTGACGGAGGTGTTGATACTATGAAATAGcttttcatctcctgtcatgtgattgctgcacccactgtcgatgAACCAAGTGTCGTCCCTTTGTTCATTCGCAACATGGCAGGCATAGAATAGCTGGTTTTTATTCTCGTGCATATCTTCTTTTTCTTCAGTGTA
This genomic stretch from Rutidosis leptorrhynchoides isolate AG116_Rl617_1_P2 chromosome 11, CSIRO_AGI_Rlap_v1, whole genome shotgun sequence harbors:
- the LOC139875946 gene encoding putative F-box/LRR-repeat protein 23, whose product is MSSTTNWFDLPLDLKINILSRIHHFEILVNAQYVCSDWYKVCKDPSIWKVINLFGLRESFYMTESFNGGLPGIWKICKNVVDRSRGQLVDIVIPDLRTDEILMYVADRARQLKRLDMYCGMRDDSSIKTLHEALKKFPLLEELSVDFEYLTKEAIESAGRYCPLLKTLIFVQEGKFSSFLKVNDEIGVAIGENLHELRYLKLINNTISNIGLKAILDGCHQLESLKLSMCAHIDLNGDVVKRCSKQIKHLTLPERSHLESLKR
- the LOC139875947 gene encoding putative F-box/LRR-repeat protein 9, with the protein product MMSSTTNWFDLPPELKVNILSRIGHFEILESAQYVCSDWYKVCKDPSMWKVINLFRLRETFYLSEVSYGGLPGIWKICKNVVDRSGGQLVDIRIPDLRTDEILMYVADRASQLKRLYMRVGRSDDSSIKTLHKALKKFPLLEELKVDCEYLTNEAIESAGRYCPLLKTLSFFQEREFSSFLKVNDEIGVAIGENLHELRHLKLINNTISNIGLKAILDEQIRHLTLPDFHYEDDENEDSGSENDEDEDDNEDSEDEDEDEVDNED